In Mus musculus strain C57BL/6J chromosome 9, GRCm38.p6 C57BL/6J, one genomic interval encodes:
- the Plppr2 gene encoding phospholipid phosphatase-related protein type 2 isoform X1 gives MAGGRPHLKRSFSIIPCFVFVESVLLGIVVLLAYRLEFTDTFPVHTQGFFCYDSAYAKPYPGPEAASRAPPALIYALVTAGPTLTILLGELARAFFPAPPSSSPVSGESTIVSGACCRFSPPLRRLVRFLGVYSFGLFTTTIFANAGQVVTGNPTPHFLSVCRPNYTALGCPPPSPDRPGPDRFVTDQSACAGSPSLVAAARRAFPCKDAALCAYAVTYTAMYVTLVFRVKGSRLVKPSLCLALLCPAFLVGVVRVAEYRNHWSDVLAGFLTGAAIATFLVTCVVHNFQSRPHSGRRLSPWEDLSQAPTMDSPLEKNPRPAGRIRHRHGSPHPSRRTVPAVAT, from the exons ATGGCTGGAGGGAGACCTCACCTGAAGCGGAGTTTCTCTATCATCCCTTGCTTCGTCTTTGTGGAG TCTGTGTTGCTAGGCATCGTGGTCCTTCTTGCGTACCGCCTGGAGTTCACGGACACCTTCCCTGTGCACACCCAGGGCTTCTTCTGCTATGACAGCGCTTATGCCAAGCCGTATCCCGGGCCTGAGGCTGCCAGCCGAGCGCCCCCTGCCCTCATCTATGCCTTGGTCACTGCTGGGCCCACCCTCACG ATCCTGCTGGGGGAGCTGGCCCGTGCCTTCTTCCCTGCGCCACCCTCCTCCAGTCCTGTCAGTGGGGAGAGCACCATCGTGTCCGGGGCCTGCTGCCGCTTCAGTCCCCCACTGAGGAGGCTGGTCCGTTTCCTGG GGGTGTACTCTTTTGGCCTCTTCACCACGACCATTTTTGCAAATGCGGGACAAGTGGTGACCGGTAACCCCACACCTCACTTCCTGTCGGTGTGTCGCCCCAACTACACGGCCCTGGGCTGCCCACCACCGTCTCCTGACCGGCCAGGGCCTGACCGCTTCGTCACGGACCAGAGCGCCTGTGCAGGCAGTCCCAGCTTGGTGGCCGCCGCACGCCGCGCCTTTCCCTGCAAGGATGCGGCCCTGTGCGCCTACGCTGTCACCTATACTGCG ATGTACGTGACCCTAGTGTTCCGCGTGAAGGGCTCTCGCCTGGTGAAACCTTCCCTCTGCCTGGCCCTGCTGTGCCCCGCCTTCCTGGTGGGCGTGGTCCGCGTGGCGGAGTATCGCAACCATTGGTCGGACGTGCTGGCTGGCTTTCTGACGGGAGCAGCCATCGCCACCTTTTTG GTCACCTGTGTTGTGCACAATTTCCAGAGCCGACCCCACTCTGGTCGAAGGCTCTCCCCCTGGGAGGACCTGAGCCAGGCCCCCACCATGGACAGCCCCCTCGAAAA GAACCCGAGACCTGCAGGCCGCATTCGACACCGGCACGGCTCACCCCATCCA AGCCGCAGAACTGTGCCCGCCGTGGCCACCTGA
- the Plppr2 gene encoding phospholipid phosphatase-related protein type 2 isoform 2 (isoform 2 is encoded by transcript variant 2), whose translation MAGGRPHLKRSFSIIPCFVFVESVLLGIVVLLAYRLEFTDTFPVHTQGFFCYDSAYAKPYPGPEAASRAPPALIYALVTAGPTLTILLGELARAFFPAPPSSSPVSGESTIVSGACCRFSPPLRRLVRFLGVYSFGLFTTTIFANAGQVVTGNPTPHFLSVCRPNYTALGCPPPSPDRPGPDRFVTDQSACAGSPSLVAAARRAFPCKDAALCAYAVTYTAMYVTLVFRVKGSRLVKPSLCLALLCPAFLVGVVRVAEYRNHWSDVLAGFLTGAAIATFLVTCVVHNFQSRPHSGRRLSPWEDLSQAPTMDSPLEKLSVAQEPETCRPHSTPARLTPSKPQNCARRGHLIPSCVSSRAPAMCSSPRVPRPRLRSEPTPLPLPLPLPAPTPSQGPSPSSPGPGGPGGGGGRGRKLLLPTPLLRDLYTLSGLHPSPFHRDNFSPYLFASRDHLL comes from the exons ATGGCTGGAGGGAGACCTCACCTGAAGCGGAGTTTCTCTATCATCCCTTGCTTCGTCTTTGTGGAG TCTGTGTTGCTAGGCATCGTGGTCCTTCTTGCGTACCGCCTGGAGTTCACGGACACCTTCCCTGTGCACACCCAGGGCTTCTTCTGCTATGACAGCGCTTATGCCAAGCCGTATCCCGGGCCTGAGGCTGCCAGCCGAGCGCCCCCTGCCCTCATCTATGCCTTGGTCACTGCTGGGCCCACCCTCACG ATCCTGCTGGGGGAGCTGGCCCGTGCCTTCTTCCCTGCGCCACCCTCCTCCAGTCCTGTCAGTGGGGAGAGCACCATCGTGTCCGGGGCCTGCTGCCGCTTCAGTCCCCCACTGAGGAGGCTGGTCCGTTTCCTGG GGGTGTACTCTTTTGGCCTCTTCACCACGACCATTTTTGCAAATGCGGGACAAGTGGTGACCGGTAACCCCACACCTCACTTCCTGTCGGTGTGTCGCCCCAACTACACGGCCCTGGGCTGCCCACCACCGTCTCCTGACCGGCCAGGGCCTGACCGCTTCGTCACGGACCAGAGCGCCTGTGCAGGCAGTCCCAGCTTGGTGGCCGCCGCACGCCGCGCCTTTCCCTGCAAGGATGCGGCCCTGTGCGCCTACGCTGTCACCTATACTGCG ATGTACGTGACCCTAGTGTTCCGCGTGAAGGGCTCTCGCCTGGTGAAACCTTCCCTCTGCCTGGCCCTGCTGTGCCCCGCCTTCCTGGTGGGCGTGGTCCGCGTGGCGGAGTATCGCAACCATTGGTCGGACGTGCTGGCTGGCTTTCTGACGGGAGCAGCCATCGCCACCTTTTTG GTCACCTGTGTTGTGCACAATTTCCAGAGCCGACCCCACTCTGGTCGAAGGCTCTCCCCCTGGGAGGACCTGAGCCAGGCCCCCACCATGGACAGCCCCCTCGAAAAGTTAAGTGTGGCTCAG GAACCCGAGACCTGCAGGCCGCATTCGACACCGGCACGGCTCACCCCATCCA AGCCGCAGAACTGTGCCCGCCGTGGCCACCTGATTCCCAGCTGTGTGTCCTCCAGGGCGCCAGCTATGTGCTCCTCGCCCCGTGTGCCCCGCCCTCGACTGAGGTCTGAGCCAACACCCCTGCCTCTGCCGCTGCCTCTTCCTGCACCGACTCCCAGTCAGGGTCCCTCGCCTTCCTCCCCTGGACCCGGGGGCCCAGGCGGGGGAGGTGGGCGGGGCCGGAAGCTGCTGCTGCCCACGCCCCTGCTAAGGGACCTGTACACCCTCAGTGGACTCCATCCCTCCCCTTTCCACCGCGACAACTTCAGCCCTTATCTGTTTGCCAGCCGCGACCACCTGCTGTGA